A genomic region of Trifolium pratense cultivar HEN17-A07 linkage group LG3, ARS_RC_1.1, whole genome shotgun sequence contains the following coding sequences:
- the LOC123916834 gene encoding glucan endo-1,3-beta-glucosidase 5-like, which yields MARVQFSMGAICFILVLAYGTLKCVQGAESIPGLGINWGALASHPMSPSIVANMLRDNGIKKVKLFDADSWIVKAFSGMDIEVMVGIPNDQLSKFASSSSDAEDWVKINVTKHLHNGGVNIRYVSVGNEPFLKSYGSAYVQTTFPAMQNIQKALDKAGHGDIVKVTTALNADVYASNSNKPSDGDFRDDIRDVIKQILEFLHERNSPFLVNIYPFLSLYQSEGFPEDFAFFDNQSMTISDNNTQYSNVFDANLDTLVWALKKAGYGDLKIVVGEIGWPTDGNKHANANNAKRFYQGFLKNMASKKGTPMLPGPMDAYLFSLFDEDLKSIAPGFFERHWGIFRYDGKAKFPIDFSGNGEEKWPQEAKGVKYQEHKWCVLSADVKNYSLVPGALDYACAGADCTSLGYGCTCDNLGLAGNASYAFNQFFQARDQSVEACDFNGMGSIVTEDPSKGTCLFPIEIESSGVIVTSMRMVTILLIGLSLFFITL from the exons ATGGCTCGAGTTCAATTCTCCATGGGAGCAATTTGTTTCATACTTGTCCTAGCTTATGGCACCCTAAAATGTGTCCAAGGAGCAGAATCTATACCAGGTCTTGGTATCAATTGGGGTGCTCTTGCATCACACCCTATGAGTCCTAGCATTGTTGCAAATATGTTGAGAGATAATGGAATTAAGAAGGTAAAACTTTTTGATGCAGATTCTTGGATCGTTAAGGCTTTTTCTGGTATGGACATTGAAGTCATGGTCGGAATTCCTAATGATCAACTGAGTAAATTTGCTAGCAGTAGTTCGGATGCAGAAGATTGGGTAAAAATAAATGTCACCAAACATCTTCATAATGGGGGTGTGAATAtcag ATACGTATCAGTTGGAAATGAACCATTCTTGAAAAGTTATGGTTCTGCATATGTGCAGACAACATTCCCGGCTATGCAAAATATTCAAAAAGCTCTTGATAAGGCTGGGCATGGAGACATAGTAAAGGTGACTACAGCTTTGAATGCAGATGTTTATGCGTCTAATTCAAACAAACCATCAGATGGAGATTTTCGAGATGACATTCGTGATGTTATTAAACAAATACTTGAATTTCTACACGAAAGGAATTCGCCATTTCTCGTCAACATATACCCTTTCCTAAGTCTATATCAAAGTGAAGGTTTTCCAGAAGATTTTGCATTCTTTGATAACCAAAGCATGACAATTAGTGACAATAATACACAATATAGCAATGTGTTTGATGCAAATTTAGATACTCTTGTTTGGGCATTAAAAAAGGCCGGTTATGGAGACCTTAAAATTGTTGTTGGTGAAATTGGTTGGCCAACTGATGGTAACAAACATGCTAATGCTAACAATGCAAAAAGATTTTACCAAGGATTTCTTAAAAACATGGCTAGCAAAAAAGGAACTCCGATGCTCCCCGGACCAATGGATGCTTATCTATTTTCTCTTTTTGATGAGGATTTAAAGAGTATTGCACCTGGTTTTTTCGAACGTCATTGGGGAATTTTTCGCTACGATGGAAAGGCGAAGTTTCCTATAGATTTTTCTGGTAACGGAGAAGAAAAATGGCCACAAGAAGCAAAAGGTGTTAAGTACCAAGAACATAAATGGTGTGTCCTAAGCGCAGATGTTAAGAATTATTCTTTGGTGCCAGGGGCATTAGACTATGCTTGTGCTGGTGCTGACTGTACAAGTTTAGGATATGGTTGTACTTGTGATAATTTGGGATTAGCTGGTAATGCATCTTATGcttttaaccaattttttcaAGCAAGAGATCAAAGTGTTGAGGCATGTGATTTTAATGGAATGGGTAGTATTGTAACAGAGGATCCATCAAAGGGAACATGCTTATTCCCTATAGAAATTGAGAGCAGCGGAGTTATAGTAACATCAATGCGTATGGTGACAATCCTTTTAATTGGattgtcattattttttataacattgtga
- the LOC123919018 gene encoding protein SLOW GREEN 1, chloroplastic-like, with product MTSTATTTLFIYSQFQSKFPKPLLLPPIHICNKPLSLSLHSSKFRSTHLSLCTCSHTPLTPSKTFSPQTTFSNFISQKIAFFLIGSFIFMGCCFNRRIAFAVSVPSVDSAEILKEKEKKTVEGKNNEDEMNERVLENDPRNVEAVKVVVYGKLRRGKCKEAEKFMKKLIDLEPNEVEWRLLLALCYETMGYLSKAKRVYSEILETRPLLVRALHGLATVMNKNNEGPAAVFEMLNKALELAINENKVTEERNIRILTAQMLVVQGNLEEGLKRCQDLIDQNPRDFRPYLCQGIIYSLLDKKEEAAQQFETYEALVPKEFPQRGFLDDITLAAKGTSRVQFQRELGNQFSDQKIGK from the exons ATGACTTCTACCGCAACCACCACTCTCTTCATCTATTCCCAATTCCAATCAAAATTCCCCAAACCACTTCTTCTTCCACCAATTCATATCTGCAACAAACCCCTATCACTTTCACTTCACTCATCCAAATTTCGTTCCACTCATTTATCACTCTGCACTTGTTCTCACACCCCATTAACACCCTCCAAAACTTTCTCACCTCAAACAACTTTTTCCAACTTCATTTCACAAAAGATAGCATTTTTTCTTATTGGGTCGTTTATTTTCATGGGTTGTTGTTTCAACCGAAGAATCGCTTTTGCAGTTTCAGTACCTTCTGTTGATTCTGCTGAAATTTTGAAAGAGAAGGAGAAGAAAACTGTAGAAGGGAAAAACAATGAGGATGAAATGAATGAGAGAGTTTTGGAGAATGATCCAAGAAATGTTGAGGCTGTTAAAGTGGTTGTGTATGGGAAACTTAGGAGAGGGAAATGTAAGGAAGCTGAGAAATTTATGAAGAAGCTGATTGATTTGGAACCAAATGAAGTTGAGTGGAGGCTTTTGCTTGCATTGTGTTATGAAACAATGGGGTATTTGAGTAAAGCTAAAAGAGTGTATTCAGAAATCTTGGAGACTAGGCCTCTTCTTGTTAGAGCTTTGCAT GGTCTGGCTACGGTGATGAACAAAAACAACGAGGGTCCTGCTGCTGTGTTTGAAATGCTGAACAAGGCTCTAGAGTTAGCTATTAATGAAAACAAAGTTACAGAGGAAAGAAATATAAGAATCTTAACTGCACAAATGCTTGTTGTACAG GGTAACTTGGAGGAGGGCCTAAAAAGATGTCAAGATTTGATCGATCAAAATCCCCGCGATTTTAGACCTTATCTTTGCCAG gGAATAATATACAGTCTTCTGGATAAAAAGGAGGAAGCTGCACAGCAGTTTGAAACATATGAAGCTCTTGTGCCTAAAGAGTTTCCACAAAGGGGATTTCTTGATGATATCACCTTAGCAGCAAAAGGAACATCCCGAGTACAGTTTCAGAGGGAACTCGGAAATCAATTTTCTGaccaaaaaataggaaaataa